The region GCACGCGCTTCCTGCAACAGCTCTACATACTGCTGTGTATTTAACCACTGACGCAGGTGCGTTGGGTTACTGGCTCCCATTTGTGCCGACGCTTCGAAGGTTGTTTTGGCAGCACGTCCTTTCTTGGTCGTGATCAGTACAACCCCGTTCGACGCCCGTGAGCCGTAAATAGCGGCCGAGGACGCATCTTTCAGGATTTCCAGCGATTCGATGTCGTTGGGGTTCAAATCGGCAATGGGGTTGGTTGGGGCAGTTGTCGACGACTGATCCGACGATGTGAGCGGGATACCGTCGATCACATAAAGCGGCTGGCTGCTGGCCGTCAGGGACGAGGAGCCCCGCACCCTAATCTGCAACCCCTGCCCGACTTTACCGTTAAGCGAGGTAATCTGTACCCCCGCTACTTTACCCTGTAGGGCTTGTTCAACGCTGGGAACGGGGATGTTCTCAATATCGCGAGCACCTACTTTGGCGATATTACCGGTCAGGTTACGCTTCGACTGGGCACCGTATCCGGTCACAATCACTTCATCGAGCGAACGGGTATCGTTACTCAATGCTACATCAATCACCGAGCGGTTTCCAATAGATACTTCCTGCGTAACCACGCCCACGAAGCTGTACACCAGCGTACTAATCGTAGTCGGTACACTCAGCGAATAATTTCCGTTGGCATCCGTCTGCGTACCCCGGGTTGTCCCTTTGGCAACAATAGATACCCCTGGCAATGGGTTGCCATCCTCGGCCGACGTGACCCTTCCGGTCACTTGCCGCTCCTGCTGTGCACTGACGTTCGTCGCTATCAGACAACCCCAGGTTACCAACAGAAGTAGTAAAAAGTTTCTCATTTGTTGATCTATTAAGTCTATAAACCAACAAAATTACGAATCCATGTATTTTAATATCAAGCTATCATATAAAAATCAGAAAATATACTGATCAAAGGCCCAGCCTACCAGTCAAAGGCATAGCCTGCCAGCAAAAACAGAGTTGCTATCAGCAAACTGACAAAAGCCGCCGTGGCAGCCTGCCGGGCAACGGAAGGGATATATTTCATAAAGTGATTAGGGCTACTTTATCTGATTTCTGTTTGCCTGGGAAGGACGGGTAACATTTTGTAAACTAGGCATATCCGCAGAAAGGCTACCCGAAATAACGGTAAACGAGCCATCGGTTTCCAGCACAACAGCCGACACATCCGCTGGATTGGCCGCACCCGACTGCCGCATGGCCGACAAGATTTCATCGGGTGTGACCCGTTCTCGCCGTAAAGCCCCGTGCAAGTAGGTTCCCTGATGAAACAGTAGCGCAGGCTCACTCTTGATGCCCCGCCGAAACCACGGCCATCGGACCGATAACCAGGCTACACTATATTGAAGACCGATGAGCAAGGCTAAGGCCATCAACCCATCGGCCACCCCCGTTTGACGGGAAACGATGATGGTCGAGAGCGTAGAGCCCAGAGCAACGGTAACAACCAGGTCAAATGCGTTCATCTTCGATAGGGTACGCTTGCCGGATATTCGCAGGAACAGCAAGAGCCCTGCATAGGCTAGCACGCCTACAAACAAGACCCTACCAATGCTCTCCCATCCCTTAAATAGCCAATTGCTGACATTATCGAACACATCTGTCATGATTACTTCCGGTTAATAAAGTGTCTTCTTTGTCTTTCAGGTGTGCAGATACCCGAGTAATAGCCCATAAGCGTTATGGGTTTGTGACAGGCAAAACAGGCATCGGTTTGTAAAACATGACCAGCGTACCCAGCCGCTTGTTGGGGGCTGTTACAGGAGCCGAAAGTTCATAAACCGCCTTGTCATTAAAATAGATATCGTCCTTTTGAAGCAGATAAGCGGGAAAACGGCTGGCAAAGGAAATACCCTGATTTTTTTTGTTCGTGGAGATTGTCACCTTACCCGATGGATCGACAAGCAACATTTCCTGAACGCCTTTATTCTGTACCAATGTGTTGAAGTACTCATTAATTTCACCCGGCTTATTCTGTAGTAAAGCATTTCGAACCGCCCATACAAACGTTTTCATGCTAAAGGTCAATTGCTGCTGATTAGCCGAAAGCTGGTTATTCCGAGCGGTTACGCGCATGGATTCACGCTCATGAGCAAACTGGGCCTTCAGCTGCCAATTTCTGTAGAGCAGATAGCTGCACCCAATCCCTAAAAGAATGATTGCGATATAAAGCACATTTTTGGGGTCCAAACTCAGTTTGGACATCATCGTGGTTTCTGTAGATGGCTGTTGAGTCGTCATATTATCCGTTGAGTCGTTAGGTGATTAAATGCCCTGATTGAATAGCACTTAATCTATAAACAGCGGAGGCCTTAGACGAAACTTAGGAGAAGCTTAGAATTTGATTAGAACGAATAGTGTTCGTTCAATTAAGCCGTTATGTCTGTTCTGAATGAGCCTGACCAAAACAAAACGCATCCAATCGTTATGCTGGTCAAGTGTTAATTCACCAGCCTTGCACAAAAAAGGCGGGTACGCGGTCATTTATTGTGGGCCATTAGTTGTCCAGAGGAGAAGACGCTGGTTGTTGTCGTACGTTATCCCGTTGTTCGGCATTACGTAGTTCACGTTCCAGAAAGTAATTAAGGGCTGTTCTCAATACAGCAATGGCCGCTAACAGGCCAATGTCATTCCAGGTAGGGGCGACGGCCGTTTTTAGAATATCGGCTCCTAATTCCAATTCTAAAGCCAGCGCCAGCGATCGACCTAACGATAGTCGAATTTCCTCTTTTGGTACCGCCAAACTTCGGTCTGTAGCCATCGCCAGTAAGAAACTCCCCAATGCCCGCACCGATGCCGTTGCAATGACAAGGGCAGCACCGGCTTCGATCCACCAGGCCGATAGCAAAGTGGCCGCTTTAATAAATTCTTCCATGAGCCAGATACTTATTTATGGCCACTTTATGACCATGTCTTTTTAAGCTGGGCGTACAAGTCGAGTACCTGTTGCTTTTCATAATCGCTATTGAGCGTCTGCTCCGAGTAGGTCACAAGTAGCGATGCCTGCTTTATAAGGATCTGTTTGCGGTCTACGGAACAGGCTGCGTCATTTACCAGAGCCAACGCCCGCAGTAATCGACGAAATACGGCGTGGTTTCCTCTGGCATTGATACGGGGGAGGTCAAACGCCTGCCGGATATAGTCGTCAAAACTCGTACTGCGAATCAAAACCCTCAGGTGCTTACCGTCAGAACGCAAGCGGGATGGAAACTCGCGCCGGGCAAGTCGTTCACAAACAGCACCGAGGTAATCTACCGCCATTATGGCGGTAGTTGTGTCGTTGATACCCGGCGAAAGTGCCTTGAGTGCAATATCTACCAATTGCTGAATACCGAACGCAACGTCCTGCTCTACGTTGCGATGCCGTCCGATGCTTACGTACTTCATCAGATCACCAGGCCAGTCGGCTTCAGCCGGGTCAGGGCGCTCCATACCACTACGAACGCTAAAGAGTATAGTTCCCTCGCCCACAAACGCTCCCATTTCTTTTTCTATACGCAGCACCACATGGTTTTTACCAGCCCAGTCCAGCAGCCCATCGGTGTTGATGCGTTGCAGATAACCCGACTGACTTGTCCTGACTGGATGCCAGCCCTTTTGTTCTTCTGTATAGTGTAAAGCTGCTTCAGCTTTCTCAGGGTCGTCGATCGGTTCACCAAACCGTTCTGGAAAAAGGCTCTCAATGGCTTTACTCGTTTCATGGAAAATATGCTGGACAATGGTGCCTGTCTGGAGCGATTCGGCAATATGGTGTATAAAAAAGATCAGCGCAGCTACCCCACCCAGGGCTAATAACAAACCAACCAGCACAGCCGTGGCCGGAACGAATTTTATCTCATCGGTTCCCCGAATCGTACCCAGTACGATCAGGCAATAGGCAAAGACACTGACAAAGTAACCCATAACCAGCTGATTGAGCCGATCCCGCATAAAATTTCGCAACACGCGTGGCGAATACTGGCTACTCACCTGGGTAATGGTGGCCAGGGTCAGGGAAAAGGCCAGAGCAGCTACCGTAAGCATTGAACTCGCAATGGCCGACAGCATACCCCGGGCTCCATCGGCTCCGGTACCGAACAGAAGAGGAAGCCGTTTCTGCCCATTCCAGGCAGTATGCACATCGAACTCGATTAACCCATAGGCCAGCCCAAAGGAAAACAGTACCATCAGGCCCGGCACAAACCACAATGATTCTTTAAGTTGCTGCCAGTATTGCTCAAGCCGGGTTGTCATCAGGCGGATGTGTGGGGTGTGCTTTACAAACCCGGCGAGCCAAAAATGGTTTTACGGCTGCCACCTCGCCATACAACCGAACCATCCCTCAATACACTGTAGGTGGCCATGCTGTTGTGCCATCAGCAACGCACTACTATTCATCTGGTTTGTATACTGGACCCTGATCGGATGGAGTACTCACCGGTTTACGGCCCAGACGAGTTTATCGGAATAGAGACAGAAAACATTCAGACCCTGACCGCTGATGATTAATTTTCATGAAGTAGCAGATATTATTCTCGACGTAAAAAAAGCAAGAGGGTGGCGCCGGAAACTATTTTTCGTCTTTGCCAGCCCCATTAAAATAGCGCAGGAAAAGCAGCAGATTCGTGATGGAGAAGTCATACTTAGAGGCAAACATGAAACACTAAACACCGTTTCCTGAGCATAAGTACATTTGTGTTTCTACCTCTGACTTTGAACAGAACCTGGTTATAGACGCGCAAAGGGGCGGATTTTTCAATCCGCCCCTTTGCGCGTCTACTGCTTCACAATCCGTCGTCTGAATACCTGTTCGCCTATCCTGACCTCGATGAAATACACGCCGGGCGGGGCCGTTTTTATATCGAGCGTTTGCTGGAAGAGGTCAGCGGTTTTCTGGTGATTTTGTCGGGAAAGTTCTACACCTGTCAGGTTACGCACGCCCAGCGTAAGTGTGCCCCGTTGCGGACCACTGAAGAGCACCATCATCTGCCCGTCGCTAGGGTTGGGCGTTACCTGTAGCGCCTGTTCGGCCAGGGGCGTATTCGCCGTGACGGTTCCTGCCCGCACGTTGATCGTTACCACGGCCGTGGTGCTACACAGGTCCAGGCCTGAACCGGTAACGGTATACGACGTGGTCTGAGTGGGTGAGGCTAGTACCTGCGGCCCTAGGGTGGTGTTCAGCCCAGTGCCAACCCAGTTGTAGATACCCGCTCCACGGGCATTCAAGGTAACGGTTTCGCCCGGACTAATGAACAGCGACGATGCCGCTATTTGTACCGATGGTTTCTGGCCCACGTTGGCCACAATGTTATGCGCTACGTTCAGCCCCAGACTGTCGGCATACCGGAGCCAGTTGCCCTGCTGGTTCTGCCGCCAGGAGGTTGCCGCAAGAGACTCACCATTTTTCGTCGTGAAAACAGCAATGGTATCGCCGGTAGCGTACGGGAACGTAACCCCCACATGGAAACCCAGTCCGCTTACCGGCACATTTTTGTCGAAGGTAACGGTAGTTGGGCGGTTGTTGGCGACATCGTCCAGAATGGTACGGAGAGGTACGTCTTTTTCTCCCAGCACAGCACCGGGGCCACCTTGAAAACCGCGTCCGTTCCAGACGGTTACCGTCACTACCGATTCGGTAGAGGCTCCCCTGGCAGCCTTAGCCACCCCAAACTTAAGCGATGCTCCAGCCAGATTTGTATAGCCCAGCTTATTGGCAAAAAACTCCGATACGGCTTTACTCCGGCGGCTGTTCTGCCCGGCTACATAACCGGTTCCGCCCACTTCACGTAACACCGTTGGCGTTCCATCAAAGTTCTTGACCGTATTGCAAAGCCCCTGGTTGAGCACTTCAATGTATTCGGTACGCGTAACCGGGTCCGACTGCCCAATGGCATTGGACGTGACCAGCGTTACCTTAAACTTACCCGGCTGGGTATACGTAACAACGGGATTCTGCTCCGTTGAGGTAGATGGCGTGCCTCCCTCGAACGTCCAGGACCAGCTCGTCGGGAATCCATCCGAGAGGTCGTTGAACTTAATCTGGCCGCCTAATAATACCTGCTGATTATCGGCGCGGAAGTTCGACACCGGCCGAACGGCCACCAGCGTACCACACACATTGGATGATAAAAGACTTACCCGCCGGGGACTAAGTGCCATAACGGCCCGAATTCGATCTTTCTGATTTAGGGTAAAAATATTCATGCAGGCATCGTTGGAGTAATCCATGTAGTTCTGCACCATATTAGTCGATCCGCAACTCACCCGACCAACCGGGCAACCTCGGCTCTCCGATGCCTGCGGGGGCGTATCGGCGCAAAAGTCGTCACCGCAGTTCGCATCACCCCAGATGTGACGAAGACCAAACCAGTGGCCCGTTTCGTGTGATAATGTACGACCAAGGTTATACGTATCGCGCATGGTGGGGAAGGTCCCTTTCTCGACATTGCCAAAGGAGCGGTAGTCGATCACGACACCATCCGTACTGGCCGGGCCTTCGCTCGGGATACCGGGCAAATTCGACTGGCTCGGAAACTGGGCATACCCCAATAGCTGACCACCTCCGGCTACGGCATCGTTCAGGTCGACAACCCAGATGTTATAATATTTGTCGGGATTCCAGTAGCTGCTGGGTTTGAGGATACCTTCAATGTCGTTTCGGTTCCAGTTGGCCCGGTTGCCATTGTAGCGGTCAATACCCGGCTCAGCCATCGACTGCCCCTGTGGATTGACGATGGCTGGGCAGAATTCGATTTCAATATCGGCACCTAGTGGGTTGTCGTTGAACCCCCGCGTACCGGCCTTCCGCCGAAAATCTTCGTTGAGTGTGGTAAGCTGCGCCTGCACCTGTGCCCGGCTGATGTTGCGCCCCGAACCAACCGCTTCGCCGTTATGCACGACGTGGATCACAACGGGAATGGTAATGACCGTCGCTAAACCTACCCGGCCACTAGCCATCTGTTTTTTGATCTCGACCATTTTACGCTGCAACGCCCGCTCAAAGTCGTTGAGGGTGCCCAACTCAGGATGACGAGCGCGGAGCAGACTATCCATCTCCATCGTAGCACATTGCTGGGCAGTCTGAGCGCGTACTCCCGATGTCAACAGGACAAGTAGTGATAAGCTGAGTAGTAGTCGGAACATACGCTTATTTAGTAGTAACCGAGTTGAACGTAAACTGATAGCTGGCATTAATATCCGGGAAGTAGTACTGTACCGTCAGGGCACTGGCGGTCAGGTTCTTGATCGTCCAGGGGTACTTACCATCGAGTACAGGAATGTAGAACTCCAGGCTTGCATTGGCGTTGACCAGCGTCCAGGTATCCGTTACGTAAATATCCGGGTCTGACGCGTTACACTTGGTGGACCCTTCGCTGGCTTCGAACTTGTGTTCGGGGTTAGCATAGAAGGTGAGCAGATCGTCATAAATACAAGGATTAATCCCCGACTGCGAAACCGGAATCACGCCCGATGGAGTACCATCATCAATTATCTGGAGGGATACCATCTTCCAGGTTTTCTTCTCAGTACCCGTCAGCAGTTGAGAATAAGTGGCGGGTTTGGGCTCCAGCTTTTCGGAGCATCCTCCAAAGAGCCACCCTGTCACAACCGGAATTAATAGTAAACGTATAAACTGTCGCATAGCATAAATCTTTCAACTAATGAACTATCAATTGGTTATCAGCTAGTTACCTCACCCCATCACTTCTGACAACCAGCAACTTAATAACTAGTAACCAAACTATTGGGGTGTATAGGTTTGGGCGTACGACAAGGTTGTATCCCGCCCGTTGCTCATTCTGAGCCGGAACTGAAGCGTCAGCGAAATTTTCCGGTCTTTCGGGTTCCAGGCACCCCGACCCGAAATCTGATCGGTTGAGCTGAGTTCTGAATTACTCTGCGCCGGTACGGTAATGGAGTTATCGCCATTGTCGATAAACGTAAGGGTTGGCTTTGTTGCGTTGAAGTTGAGAAGGCCAATGTTCCAGTTTTTCAGAACATACTGTTTGCAGTCGGTACTGGTAATCTCCACATCCGACACCGAATACGTTTGTGCGCCTACCCGACCGGTACCCGAATACAACCCACCCAACAGACAGTCGTCCTGAATGGTGAACTTCAACTGCTTACCCAAAGCGCCCTCTTTGCCGAATCCAACCTGTAATGTACTGGGCTGAACGCCGGTCAGGGTAAAGATGAGCGACTGCGATTCGAGGATGTTGTTGGCGTTGTTGATCAGTTGAAGCTTGATGCTTCCCGAACTGGCCTTTGCCGGAATGATTACCGTTCCCTTCGTACCCGCAATGGAATAATCCTTGCCTTCACGAGCTGTACCGCTGATGCTGTACGTGACGGTTATCGGCTGGTCGAGTATGGGACCTGCGTTGTGTATACTGAGGGAGATAGGCTTGCTGTAGCTTTCCTTGTAGGTTAGTGTGGTGTCCGTAAACCGTACGAAGTAAGGACCCTGAAACGTCCGGTCCAGATCCTGTGGTTCGCAGGCACTCACCACCCAGCCAATCAGGGCAACAGCCAACAGACCAAGCATCCAGCGGCCACTGGTTATTGAATATTTCTTTTTATTTTCCATAGTCCAGAACAAGACAGTTTTTACCATTTCCATGCACTATCAACTGTCGATCAACGAATTACCTTATAACGAATAACCAATCAATAGCCCGGATTTTGGGTTAAGGCTGTGTTTTGCTGAATTTCCCGCTGCGGTATCGGCCAGAGTTCAAAGCGGCTGTTCCAGTTGGGGGAAAACGCCGACATAACCGCCTGCGCCCGGCCAGTCCGAACCAGATCATACCAGCGATGGCCCTCAAACGCCAATTCATATACCCGTTCCCGCTCTACGGCGAGGAGTACATCTGCCTGAGCGGCTGCCGTAATGGCTGGTGCTTTTGCCCGGGTACGGAGCACGTTGAGATCAGCAATAGCCCCCGATGCACCCGTTAGTTTACCCTGCTGTGCTCTGGCTTCGGCCCGAATCAGGTACATTTCGGCCAGCCGTATCAGCACAATGTTGTTGTTATCTTCCGAAGCGGTACCGTATTTCCGCACCGTCCAGCCATTATCATTTCCCCGCTGCTGCTGGGCATTGAAGGTAATGGTTGCACTACGCGTACCGGACTCGACCGAGAGCAGCGAGCTAACGAGCTGGTTGGATGGAATAACTTCCCGCCGACCCACCAGCAGGTTATTCAGGCTGTAAGCTCCTGTGCCGGGATCATCCGTCAGGTTGTACCCTACTTCAATAATTGATTCATTGGTAAAATCTTTTGTGACAACGTCCGAGTAATTGGTTTGCAGCGAATACACGCCCGAGCTAATCACAACTGTAGCCAGTTGCTCAGCCTGTGTCCAGTTTTTCTGGTACAGGTAAAAGCGGGCCATTGCTGCCTGGCAATTTATCTTGTTGATGTAAGCGGCATTGGTCGTTGCATTGGTCGAAGCCGAGGTCACGTTGGGCAGATCGGTCAGCGCGGCCTGATAATCGGCCAGAACAGAGGCCAGAATATCTGCTTTTGCCGACCGGGTGATCGTCGTATTAGCCACCTGATTCGTGGAGGTGACTTTAGGAATGTCGCCGAAGGTGTAGGCCCCGATAAAGTTAGCCCAACCGCGCAAGAAACGGGCTTCGGCCGTAACCTGTTTTCGGGTGGCTTCGGTCACATTTGGCACAGATGGTAACCGTTCAAGAATAAAATTAGCGACGTAAATGGTGTTGTAAATACTACCCCAAAGCGCATCGACGGCCCCATTTGTTGCCGTAATTCGTTTGGTACCGAACTCGATATTATCGGTAAAGGTCCCGTTTGCCTGGATGTAATCGGCAGTAAAGTCCCCGGCTATGATGTTGGGAGACGCCATGCCCCGAAACGCACTGTACAAACCAATCCGTACTGGCTGCACGTCATTGGGTTCGTTCAGCACCAGTTCATCGACGAGCAGGGTAACCGGTTTGGGTTCGAGTACCTCCTGACAGGCCCCCAGGCTCACCAGTGTAATCAATAGGCTATATCGTAGAAAGCGAATCATCGTAAAGCGAATTAAAAGCTAAGGGTTGCCCCTACCAATACCGTTTTGATCTGAGGGAAGGTGAAAAAGTCAATGCCCTGCGCCGTGGTAGAGCCATCGAGCGTGCTTACTTCCGGATCTGCGCCAGAATACCGGCTCCAGGTTAGGATGTTCGTAGCCGAGACGTACAGACGGGCGTTGGCCACTTTGTATTTATTGATCCAGGTCTTGGGAATGTTGTAGCCCAGCGAAACGTTTTTCAGCCGCAGATAAGACCCGTCTTCCACAAACCGGCTGCTGGTGTAGTTATTATAGGTATTCTGGTATTCGTAACGGGGTACGCTCGTGATATCGCCTTCTTTACGCCAGCGTTTGAGTGCCTGCCGCGTCTGGTTATTCTGAATGTCGGCACCCGAGTTTAGGAGCGTTTGGTTCGAGAAGTTGAGAATGCTGTTCCCGTACGAAAACTGAAGCAGCGCACTCAGGTCAATCCCTTTCCAGGAAATCTTGTTGGTCAACCCGCCATACACCTTGGGCTGGGCATTGCCAATAACCTGTCCGTCGGCGGGAGTAATACGCCCATCGCCGTTTTTATCATCATAGATCGCGTCGCCGGTAGCGGGGTCAACTCCCAGGAATTTCAACCCCCAGAATGTACCCAGTGGCTGACCTGGTATTACCACGTTGGTGGTGGCTACCCCATTGCCCTGATAGCCCCGCAGAACAGGCTCTGTACTGGCCAGTTCCACCACTTTGTTTACATTGTGGGACAGGTTTAAATCGGTACTCCAGCGAACAGCCTTATTGACGTTCACCGTCGAAATGGTTAGTTCAAGGCCTTTGTTGGATACTTTCCCGATGTTGCCCTGCACGGTGCTGAAGCCAGTGGTTTGCGGAATCGGCTGGGCAAACAGGAGTTTATCCGTCAGGTTATCATAGGCATCAACGATAAAATTAAGCCGCCCGTTAAAGAACGAAGCATCTAGGCCTATGTTCGCTTCGCGGGTGCGCTCCCATTGCAGGTTTGCATTAGCCAGCGTGGCCGGACCCACGCCCGTTGCGCCACTGTAGGTAACTGATGCCCAAGTGCCCAGAAACTGAAAATCGCCAATGCGCTCGTTGCCCGTAAAGCCGTAGCTCGTCCGTAACTTCAGGTCGCTCAGGAACCGGAAGCGTTCCATGAATTTCTCGCTCGAAATACGCCAGGCAAAGGAGGCTGACGGAAACACCCCGAACCGGCGGCTCTGCCCAAAACGCGACGATCCATCGTAACGGGCGGTAATCGTGGCCAGGTATTTTTCATCGTAACTGTAGCGGACTTCGCCGAAGGTCGACAGCAGGCCGTTGTTCGTTACGGAAGAGCCCCCCTGATCGACAATACCCGCTGAATTTATGTAGGTAAAGTCATCGCTGGGAAATAATCGACCCTGAACATTACCGTCCCGGGCGGTAGCCTGTAGAATCTCTACCCCTGCCAGCGCGTTGAACTGGTGCTTTTCAGCCAGCTGAAAATTATAGGTAAGGGTATTTGTATTGACAAAGGTCGATGACGACTGATTGATGAACACCCCGTAGCCCTGCCCGCCTACGCTGGACAGAAACCCTCCAATTGCCGTTGTGGACGGTTCAAATTGATCTTCGGTTACGTTGTTGTAGTCGATATTTACTTTCGACCGAAAGCGGAGGTTCTGGAGGATTTCGTATTCGGCATACAGACCCGCCAATATTTTCACCGTGTAGGCGTTGAATCGCGGCAGCACAGCCTGTGCAACGGGGTTGAAATTTGGGAATCCAGGGTATTCGGCGTCGGCGGGGCCGTAAAGTCGCCCCTGCTCATTGTAAGGCGAATAGTACGGCAGACTTTTCATGGCACCAGAGTACACACCATCCAGAAAGTTATCGCCTTTTACCCGTTTGTTCAGCGCCCTTGACAGGGTCACGTTTGTCCCGAACGATAATTTGTCGGTTGCTTTATGATCCAGTTTCAACTGGCCTGTATACCGGGTA is a window of Spirosoma linguale DSM 74 DNA encoding:
- a CDS encoding protein of unknown function DUF421 (PFAM: protein of unknown function DUF421~KEGG: mch:Mchl_3352 protein of unknown function DUF421), translating into MTDVFDNVSNWLFKGWESIGRVLFVGVLAYAGLLLFLRISGKRTLSKMNAFDLVVTVALGSTLSTIIVSRQTGVADGLMALALLIGLQYSVAWLSVRWPWFRRGIKSEPALLFHQGTYLHGALRRERVTPDEILSAMRQSGAANPADVSAVVLETDGSFTVISGSLSADMPSLQNVTRPSQANRNQIK
- a CDS encoding hypothetical protein (KEGG: net:Neut_1268 hypothetical protein) gives rise to the protein MTTQQPSTETTMMSKLSLDPKNVLYIAIILLGIGCSYLLYRNWQLKAQFAHERESMRVTARNNQLSANQQQLTFSMKTFVWAVRNALLQNKPGEINEYFNTLVQNKGVQEMLLVDPSGKVTISTNKKNQGISFASRFPAYLLQKDDIYFNDKAVYELSAPVTAPNKRLGTLVMFYKPMPVLPVTNP
- a CDS encoding protein of unknown function DUF1622 (PFAM: protein of unknown function DUF1622~KEGG: cvi:CV_4273 hypothetical protein) — protein: MEEFIKAATLLSAWWIEAGAALVIATASVRALGSFLLAMATDRSLAVPKEEIRLSLGRSLALALELELGADILKTAVAPTWNDIGLLAAIAVLRTALNYFLERELRNAEQRDNVRQQPASSPLDN
- a CDS encoding Protein of unknown function DUF2254, membrane (PFAM: Protein of unknown function DUF2254, membrane~KEGG: noc:Noc_0468 hypothetical protein) — translated: MTTRLEQYWQQLKESLWFVPGLMVLFSFGLAYGLIEFDVHTAWNGQKRLPLLFGTGADGARGMLSAIASSMLTVAALAFSLTLATITQVSSQYSPRVLRNFMRDRLNQLVMGYFVSVFAYCLIVLGTIRGTDEIKFVPATAVLVGLLLALGGVAALIFFIHHIAESLQTGTIVQHIFHETSKAIESLFPERFGEPIDDPEKAEAALHYTEEQKGWHPVRTSQSGYLQRINTDGLLDWAGKNHVVLRIEKEMGAFVGEGTILFSVRSGMERPDPAEADWPGDLMKYVSIGRHRNVEQDVAFGIQQLVDIALKALSPGINDTTTAIMAVDYLGAVCERLARREFPSRLRSDGKHLRVLIRSTSFDDYIRQAFDLPRINARGNHAVFRRLLRALALVNDAACSVDRKQILIKQASLLVTYSEQTLNSDYEKQQVLDLYAQLKKTWS
- a CDS encoding PKD domain containing protein (PFAM: PKD domain containing protein~SMART: PKD domain containing protein~KEGG: hypothetical protein) — encoded protein: MFRLLLSLSLLVLLTSGVRAQTAQQCATMEMDSLLRARHPELGTLNDFERALQRKMVEIKKQMASGRVGLATVITIPVVIHVVHNGEAVGSGRNISRAQVQAQLTTLNEDFRRKAGTRGFNDNPLGADIEIEFCPAIVNPQGQSMAEPGIDRYNGNRANWNRNDIEGILKPSSYWNPDKYYNIWVVDLNDAVAGGGQLLGYAQFPSQSNLPGIPSEGPASTDGVVIDYRSFGNVEKGTFPTMRDTYNLGRTLSHETGHWFGLRHIWGDANCGDDFCADTPPQASESRGCPVGRVSCGSTNMVQNYMDYSNDACMNIFTLNQKDRIRAVMALSPRRVSLLSSNVCGTLVAVRPVSNFRADNQQVLLGGQIKFNDLSDGFPTSWSWTFEGGTPSTSTEQNPVVTYTQPGKFKVTLVTSNAIGQSDPVTRTEYIEVLNQGLCNTVKNFDGTPTVLREVGGTGYVAGQNSRRSKAVSEFFANKLGYTNLAGASLKFGVAKAARGASTESVVTVTVWNGRGFQGGPGAVLGEKDVPLRTILDDVANNRPTTVTFDKNVPVSGLGFHVGVTFPYATGDTIAVFTTKNGESLAATSWRQNQQGNWLRYADSLGLNVAHNIVANVGQKPSVQIAASSLFISPGETVTLNARGAGIYNWVGTGLNTTLGPQVLASPTQTTSYTVTGSGLDLCSTTAVVTINVRAGTVTANTPLAEQALQVTPNPSDGQMMVLFSGPQRGTLTLGVRNLTGVELSRQNHQKTADLFQQTLDIKTAPPGVYFIEVRIGEQVFRRRIVKQ
- a CDS encoding hypothetical protein (KEGG: afw:Anae109_3035 protease domain-containing protein); this encodes MEMVKTVLFWTMENKKKYSITSGRWMLGLLAVALIGWVVSACEPQDLDRTFQGPYFVRFTDTTLTYKESYSKPISLSIHNAGPILDQPITVTYSISGTAREGKDYSIAGTKGTVIIPAKASSGSIKLQLINNANNILESQSLIFTLTGVQPSTLQVGFGKEGALGKQLKFTIQDDCLLGGLYSGTGRVGAQTYSVSDVEITSTDCKQYVLKNWNIGLLNFNATKPTLTFIDNGDNSITVPAQSNSELSSTDQISGRGAWNPKDRKISLTLQFRLRMSNGRDTTLSYAQTYTPQ
- a CDS encoding RagB/SusD domain protein (PFAM: RagB/SusD domain protein~KEGG: mxa:MXAN_4747 putative lipoprotein), which produces MIRFLRYSLLITLVSLGACQEVLEPKPVTLLVDELVLNEPNDVQPVRIGLYSAFRGMASPNIIAGDFTADYIQANGTFTDNIEFGTKRITATNGAVDALWGSIYNTIYVANFILERLPSVPNVTEATRKQVTAEARFLRGWANFIGAYTFGDIPKVTSTNQVANTTITRSAKADILASVLADYQAALTDLPNVTSASTNATTNAAYINKINCQAAMARFYLYQKNWTQAEQLATVVISSGVYSLQTNYSDVVTKDFTNESIIEVGYNLTDDPGTGAYSLNNLLVGRREVIPSNQLVSSLLSVESGTRSATITFNAQQQRGNDNGWTVRKYGTASEDNNNIVLIRLAEMYLIRAEARAQQGKLTGASGAIADLNVLRTRAKAPAITAAAQADVLLAVERERVYELAFEGHRWYDLVRTGRAQAVMSAFSPNWNSRFELWPIPQREIQQNTALTQNPGY